The sequence CAGTGGAGCAGTGAATCCCTGCCACCACCACAGTCCCAGGAGACACTTTGACTTCTGAAAAGCTCCCAGTGCGCACAGAGTTACACCTTACTCTCTGCATACTCTAAACACAAGAAATTTCACATGAGTTCAGGAATCTTTTTTCAAGCACAAGTTCTCTTTTGTGCTCGTTCTTCTTGTAACTGTGTACAGGACGTCACCTCCAGCTGCGGATTCCTCAGGTCAGCCTTCCAGCCCAGCAGCCTGCTCAGGCCTACCCCAATCACACGGCTCAGCTCctatgcacacaacacacacagacactgaataCTCCTATCAACATAATACACAGTTTTAGGACACACGTCACCAACAAACATACACGCCCATACCTGTgtgtgctgacacacacaccaagcacgTCTCCCTATTACTACATACTGTttactttaaagctgcacttggcAACTTCACCTGGCTGCCTCAAAGTGGCAGTGAGCGTTGTGAatatttagcataatatctacaaaatgtatatacttcaccGTTCTGTTTATCTTTTCCTCATCCaaccgttggtttccattcattccactacgatatgaaaatgaactttcagaaacttcaaactttcttcacaccagtattccatcaccataataaagtcatccactttagatttcctcaaagcagcagcacttttgtgttttgatgacttgaaactgagtgaaacagtccctcctccagggaaaatagtccccggggaaacgtttgctttacacagcttATCATCAGTTCTgtagtttatgaatgttgacaacTTTATCTGTAATCACATGGGTCAGCTGAGTTGAAACTTTTTGAGCCTTGATCCTAGGGCTAggctatatggacaaaatcatgACATTtatgaccaaataccttgatttTGATattgagatgattttttttttttttttttttttgatgaacaacagacagacagattgttGATAGAACTGCAAGAACATTctaagcctttaaaagcaggaaagTGCAACACTAATGTCATATCATGATAcgacaatatccaaaatcccagatgacatCAGTCTTATGTCACAATATCATGGATATTGCCCAGCTCTGCTTAACACGTTAACAAAAACTACTGTGTGGCATGCTATAATGTATTTGTTCACTCTGCTTTTCCATGTACCTCTGTGGTTCATCTACCTGTGTGCTGAGGAGCCTGGACAGAGCTCCAGTACACTTGCAGCTGATCCTAAAAGacacagaggcaggaggagaaagCTCTGGTTTGTCCTTGCTGGGCTCCCGTACTGTCCTATTTCTTCCTGCGCCAGCTTCCCTTTTAACATCTAGGGAGGTGATCAGGACGAGATAAAGCAGGAGAAACAGAAATCATCAACAGAACTTGCAGAGAGATGATGTCTGTctttaaaactaaaattaaaaactgtGTATCACATCTCTGTTATCATCATGTGCCACATTTCCTATGACAAAGCAGGCCGTGGTCATGTCACCTGTCTTACCGCGGTTCTTCCCGGTTGTGTGGTCACAGCTGAAGAAATCAGGTGCTGCTTTTAATGCAGGTTTTCCGTTTGGCTGACAGTCACTCAACTCCACCACCGCCCCTccgtcctcctcttccctctttgtCTCCTGTTCTGATGTCTTATCATTCTCTCCATCTTGTCTCTCACTTCTACATGCCCAACCTAAAacgctcctctcctcttcttcatcaccCCTTTTTCTCTTCGAAATCCAGCTTCCGCTTTCTCCAGCGCCACAGGTTTGCTGGCTCTTCtcgtcctccctctctcgctctccttctccctcactctcttccacctctctctttctcttcttttctgatGTCTCTGTTTCATTCTGTCCACTGTCACTCTGCTTCTCATCCCTacttttctcctcctgtctgtcaaCTCCACTCTCTTCCTTTGTCTGCTGTCTTGAACTTTTTCCAGACTCCCcatcctgcctctcctcctcttccgtCTCTTTTTCACtaactctctcctcctccttcttcttgttCCTCGTGCTTGTTGGTGGCCTAGTGATGCTTGGTGCGTGGACAGCAATTCTTCTGTGTGCCAGCTCCCCCTGCAGGCGGCTCCATGTCATCACAGCGCTGGTCCACTCACTCCTTTCACCGATCAGTCTGGACTGCAACGCGTTGGCAACCTTTGCTGTAAAGAGCATCAGAGGAAACACAATagaaaaatcaatacaaaggGAGGGCTATTAGGACACAATTATGATTGTGTTGTCCTCTCTTGTCAAGGAGGAAAGGTCAGTGTTATGATACCATGACTTTGGAAAGCTCATAGTGACAGATAAAGATCCATGGCCCTTAaattattgtgcaaaaaaaaaaaaaaaaaaaagaaaaggaaaaaaaaacagaacacaggTGAGAAAATAGAAGATCATTACCTAGGTACCTGGTGATCACTAGGTGActcaaaaacaatttaatttgcACCAGaataataagataaaataataagacaTGAACTTCCAATAGACTGGCCAGACAGTTTATAGGCTTTCTAAGCTGTGAGACAACGCAAAGGCAGATTGTAAAAACAAGGACATAAGTCATTATTAGAGAAGATGCTCCTAGTATTTTGTGTGGTCAGTTATTCTGATGTCAGGCAGCCTACCTGGGCTTTTGTGGGCGGTCAGATTTACAGGTGATTCATGTCTCAACAGGAGGAAGAGCCTCTCTGCAGCCTTGAGCTCTGTGAGGGTGTCTATCGCTGCAGAGGTGCCGAACAGCACTTTCCCAGGCATCTGATACACCTACAtaaacaatgtcaacaaaaacagcaggctAGTGGATAGAGAGCTTCAAAGCAGTCATAAGTTCGATCATCAGAAGAATGGATAGggacaaagagaagaagaagatatcTGTGCTATAATCAATATAGACCAGCTGCATCTGAGAACACGCTTGTCCTGACATCATTATTTACCCAACCTTTAATTAATATCGGCATCATTGTTCATGCAGAATTATTGTTATAGCTTAGATGCAGGAGACTGATGCATGGTGTGCCTTGTTGCAAACAGACATTGCTCGTTACTTTCAATAACACTTTGATTTACTGGGGGAATAAGAGCCTCCACATTTCTGGTTAAAGATTTCCAGTTCCAGTTTATGTCTTTAATAAACCCTTCATCACAAAGTTAGAAAGGGTttttacaggcccacagtttGCAAACCCTAAACTCTCATAGCAGGCAAGCaaaagctcaaaaaaaaaaaaaaaaaaaaaaaagagcaagagggAAGCCCCTTCTAGGCCAGTCAGGAGCACATGGCTACCAAGTGAGCAATTATTGCCTCTaatcaattttaatgatattattacATCTAATAATCACACGTTTATTATGAAGAGCACTTTCCaggtgtaaaataataatatctgGTTCAGAGTCATATTTCCCTGCAACCACTGGCACATTAAAGGAAAGAGATGACAAATTTtggtttattcattcatttcaataaTATAGATCTGCTCTTTATACAATGACAGCACATAAATTTGTTGCAACTTTTGCACCATGTGTCAATTCATCTCCCACAGTCAAACTATTtcctatgttttgtttgtttgtttgtttgttttgttttgttttgctgtcctGCCTACAGGATgtatttttcagtaaaatgtcctccattttattcattcatttatttatttatttatggactGAATGATTATTAGCAGATTTCATTTGACAAACTTTGGAGAGAaggcaaaatattttgtttaaggCCAAGTTGTGTAATATCCTTGAATCTTGTCATGAAATGAAAAGTACTTTTGGTGTCCTGTAAACGCATACGGGTTGGGCACTTTGTGTGCatgacacagaaacaaatgaaaatcaacaaaaatctATGCCAGCAGGCTCTACATTTGAGATAAATATTTCTCCCCATACACTAGAAATAGATTCCTCCGTGCATGTTTAATCATACTGTATCATCATAGATGTTATGAGACTACACAGTGTAGAATTTCCCCATCAGTGGCAATTTGAGGGACACAGAACTGTCAGTAGTGAAGTATTTGCAGACTTACATGACATTCTGATGATTCTGAGGTCAGAGCAAACTTTTCGAGTATAAATGTTGATGACCATGATCACAGTCCTGGATTTGCGGCTCGTTACGGCCTGGCCTTGCTGGTCTTTGTTATGACAGTGTGGTTATGACTTAGATTGCAAAATTTTTTTCATAGCATGGCGATGGAATTTTTCATGTGTTGACTGGTCATTCTGGCTCCAACAAGGAATTAGGCATAAACTGGTCATGGCTAACATTAATGCAAGTAAATTAAATCTTCCGTCGCCATGCTAGGGAAAAATCTCTCTCGGGTTAGGCGGTCCTGGCGCCACTGGTTACAGTGAAGCTACATTATGGCCACTGCTGCTTCCTACAGATGTAAGTTACAGTTTAGCTACAGTGAAGCTGGCCATGCATACCCACTATACAGCTTCCGGTCATTTCGTATTTTAATTCACTGTGTCACAGATTTATTGGAGATAATGTCCTGCTCGTTGTACAGTATCACTTTTTAGTATCGTGTATATCCAGGGGGGACTGACAGCAGCCAAATCCTGATAAAACTAATCAGTAGGTGATTAATAACCAGACACTGTGTTTAGTATTCCTCTCTATTCTAAAACACgttttacttatttaaaaagGAACATGTGAGTGGTTTTCGACTCACATGTTCTGCCGCAAGCTTcgtcttcacctcctccactaAGAAAGGCTCCATGCCGTTTCCAGCGGTGCAGTAGTAGCGCACTAAACTCCGCTCAGCTTTCGGTTCAGTCATCATGTAATTTGGCATTTATTCAGTGTCCGCCAACTCCTAGAATCGCCTTCGGACGTAAAAGTTGACTAACGTGCTGTGCAAGTCGCCATGTTGGCTTGTTTGTTTACACCGGAAACggaactgtgtgttttgaaactgTAGTGAATATTCCTTGCCAGCAGGGGTCGCTCTCACACAGGGGCGCACAGACGCTGCTTCAAAAATGGAGCAATCTGCATATTCATGGTTACATTCATCACAGTGAGGATGTGTTAATGTGTCAGCGTTGCTCATACTTGTTAATACTTTTTAATAATGCCGTGTAAATGCAATGCAGCAGCACCAAGGCCTCAAAGAACGAGTCATCATGTTGATTAGCTCGTGTTAAATATTGGATTTAACTATGTGGGgttctctcatctctccatcttatcagtatacacacaaacacgggaCATGTCTCTGAATAAGAAGCTGCAAGTGATGCACCACGCATGCACATTTAATACATTGCAAATCAGccaatgcacacatgcacttttaATGCACCCAGGCAAGTACATGAGCattcctgctcacacacacacacacacacacacacacacacacacttccacctcTGCGGTGGTGTATGTGCTGGAGGCGGCTCTGAACAGGTGTTCCTGCTAAGTGAGGAAGAAATCTTTAATAAAGCCCTGCAGCGTACATAAGTGCAACCACACATTTCACTTTCTccactgtccctctctcctctcctctttctctctttcctctcctctctttcatcaGTCTCTCCATTCTCTTTCTCCTACTTTCCGCTTTTCCATTCTTTCTCAATCTGTGACTCTCTCTAATcgccttttctttctttctctctttcctccgcTGTCTTTTTCTCCCCACCCGCTCTTTAAAAACACCTTTTCgatctccctcttttctctctctgacattttAACGACCCAAAACATATTTAATCCCTTTACTTTATTCAATGAACAGCATTACTCTTGTTGCCTGTTGCCATAAACCCCTCAAGCCCTGACAGGAGGGACAGACCTGACACAGTGTAGTGCAGGCTCGTAATAACGACAAGAATTATGGgaagaaatacattttatattacCGTGAACACCAGTTTTGCTTTGGATTGTGGTCGTGTAAACTGGATGGATAAAGCAGGGCACTTAAGCTGCAGGGGTTAGGGCTTCTAATCCCACTGGAGCCATACTAAAAATGAACAGATCCCATTTATCAGCGTAGTaaaaatgtgcatatatttTCTCATAGGAATATCCAAACTAAGTATTGTTTGGCAGAGTGTCCAGTGCATTTATTGTGTCGGGTAATATGAGAGAAATGACCCCAAGGGAAATCCCTGCTGACTCCAGGAACGCAGGCCATATGGGTTTTTGCTGGAATGAATGTATTGTTAATGGATTTTGCTGAAACATCAAAGTATCACATCACTCCCAGGACGCTGcgaaatatgtttatttatactgtAGGTGAGTCAGTCAAATTCAGTGTTGAACTCATATGTTTCTTAAAATATTGGGCAAAAAAAGTCTACCACTGCATGAGAgactcccacttgtttccagtacaATCAACTTgatccagaattttcttgaatcaagtgtcagtTTCTTGATAGAGGGCTGATCTGCATTATTCTGCATtgttttaatatattaatacattaatacTTACTCCGAGAAAAATTCCCGAAACAAAGCTCCACTGGAAGTCCATTGGAAATGAGTGAAATGAACTCATCCCactatcagattttttttttttttttttttttattgcaatgtGTCAGTGCTTGCTATGGACTTGGATCGAAATTCATCTGATGACAGTTCATCCATACTAGCAGATCTAGTTGTTTAACCTGCTGATAATGTCTACTGGCTGAAGAATAATCAGGTGCAACCAACTGGATCAATTTGGATTTTCCCTCTGGTCCATTACTGCAATTTGCACTAGAAACTAGAAAATCCACTATGGTGGATGTTTAAATCAGCATTAAATCAGCAAATCAGCAAATTGAACTTTATTTGTACAGTTACCTGGAtatgatatgagtccacatggtggtgaaatatcctcatcagctgctctgcactgcaaaaactcaaaatcttaccaagattatttgtcttatttcaagtcaaaaatgtcttattactagtcaaaatatctaattacacttaaaataagacatgatcacctcagaagtaacttgtttttagacaactgtctcttgtttcaagggaaaatttgcttgaaacaagtgaaaatttgcttgtttcattggcaaaatttgtttcttgtttctagctaattttcacttatttcaagtgaattttcactttttccactggcaaattttgccaatgaaacaagcaaattttcacttgtttcaagtgaaaattgtctaaaaacaagttacttctgaggtcatcatgtcttattttaagtgtaatgagatattttgactatacattttggacttgaaataagacaaataatcttggtaagattttgcgtttttgcagtgtgtgctcCACTGGACTGCTAGTCCATAACACTGGATTTACAtcactccattcacttccaaCAATACAGgtccaaaaataacacttttaccacataaacaaatgcaaaaaaggtGGATTATGCCAGTACAAAACAACCCTCAGTACCAATTGTTTGAGGCAATTAAACATCTcttttctgattattttccaATCTGAACTGGAACATTGAACTGGCAGGTAGCGTgtgcaggaaacttccacataCAGGTGCAGCTTGGAgccaggaagaaatgacctggTAGTATTTTCACAATTAATCatactttcacacacaaaaaatggatACTGGGACTTGCTGTTTTAACCCACTTTGTGTTCATTTCtgcactaaaagtgttatttggGGGTCTGTTTTGCTGTTAGTGTCAGCAAATGGAgagataaaaatacagtattctggattattGGTGAAATTGACTCAAAGAAAAGAGTCGCTGCATGTAAGTCAAGTATTTCAGTATTCAAAACcctgagaggagggagggcatCACTTCCCTTATCATATTATCATCAGAGTTCAGAATCAAAGCACCTGGTGTATTAAAAATATCCACAGTGAGTCAAAGCCCTGATCAAAGTCAAAGTTGGATTTATGGGATTTTCACCTGACGGGACTCTATATAAGTTCCCccatttatttgtctttgtcttcctctttaaATTTTCACTGGTGACGGTCGTCATCAGCCCATAATATTGGATGTATCCATGTAGAAAGGACGCATTAATACTGCTTTCAACAGCTGCCATTTCGAATAATTAGCCCCACCGCTGCTGAATGAACGCAGCAGCCCCTCAAAATGGCCGCCACCCAGCACCAGACGTGACATGATCTATCACCGTGCATTAAACTTGTTTTTATTCTCCTCCATGCCCCATaaaaggaagagggaaagggggagctgggatagagagagagtgagagagagacagagaggaggggagggagaaggggaagagaagaggagagaatggCTAAGCAAagtggagggaaggaaggaaaagagaagaaagaaagaaagaaagaaagaaagaaagaaagaaagaaagaaagaaagaaagagagaaagaaagaaaaaactatgGTGAACTAATTACCACATGTATTAcagtggagctcagagctgatgCTGTGAATGCACTGCTACCATAACCTCAGTGTAAGTTGCATGACTCTGGGTCATTCTTATGCTCCCGAGGTCCTACATTCCCCTATTTATATGCCACATAATGGAAACAGTTCGACATGCATGCTCTCTAaaggtcctgtgttcccaggcgACCATGTTCTCCAGGTCTACAGAACACATAAAAGTAACCTGAGAAAGATGCTCCCCAGCTTTGCATTCAGGGGTCAGGGTTTGGTttaatgtgtgttaacagaatattgaactgaagaaaacagaaatacacactgtagatttaatttagtttttgaGAGTTAACTGTTGAACATGAGTGGCAAAGAAGAAACTCAAAATATATAGACAATTCCAGCTGAATTAGTGATCACTGTAGATTAGGCTCATAGCTTATTATGGAATAACTACATTAGTTTAATAGGTAGCAAGGGCTCAAGCTTCATCATTTGCACTGGCTTGCAGTCTAAAATGTACCTTGTGTATTTATGATGGTCaactgctttgttgtttttgtccgaaaaaaaaaaatatatatattgttattaaattgttttaacagTTTGGAGAGGAAAATGCAGCTGGAGCCGAATCCAAGTTATTTTTAGAATGGATTCTCAGAATCAGAGTGATGGAATCAAGGATCGACTTTTTTGGAGCAGACTCTCCGTCCTTACCAGAAACACTGATGTTCagctcaaccaatcagattatttctgcctccagagcagctctgccgcCGAGGGATGTTTGTTATCTAAAAGCTTGTCTTTAATTTGGGAAAGATAGATCTATGTGCGGTAGagattcattttaaaacaccAGGGTTCCACATGAAAGGTCCGAGGTTTTCACATGGCAACTCCACTGtccgcacacgcatgcacacacatgagaACCAGGAACTGCAACTCCTACCTGAGGCattatcttcctctctctcttttgcataactacacacacacacacacacacacacacacacacacacacacacacctgagacatTGGACCATAACTTCACATCCTCTTCCAACTGACTGCATTCAGCTTGTGCTGCTAATCCAGCTGCAGCTTGCATTCACAGAGCACACTCTGTAACACTCGCCTACGCCATGTACCTTTCAAGACtttgtatgtacacacacacacacacacacacacacacacacaaacacacacacacacacgcgcagatGTAGATGCCATTAGTTCCAGTAcccaaaaaaatctcttttctgactgaaattaaactaaatttACACACTCtgctcactctctgtctctgagttCATTTAAAAGGCCACTGACTGCTCatgtttccttccttttcctttcctccacttcctttcctttctgttcctttcctcctctcctctcccctcaaCTCCTCTCTTGATCTTGCCGTACCTCCTCTCCacttctctttccttccttttcatttccatttcacacTTGGATTGAAATGAGACCTTTggaaagaagggaagagagagagaggaaatcagagtgggagaaagagggaaagagaggaaaaaagcgTGTTGAAGAGGCACTGACCCTTTCCCACTTAACCACGCGTGCGTGCTCTCTCGTGTGAGTGTGACGTaagcacatttaaatatttacCCCTCTCTGAGGAGTGTGAAGTGTGTCAGCAGGGCCACGCTTcttaggagagagagacactccCTTGGCAGCAGCTCAACCAGTAAACACTGCATCAAACTGACAGAGGCTATCAAAATCCATAATAGCAGAGAGGGCGGGTGGGAAAtgaggagggatggaaagaagatttggaaggatggagagaaaaatgtagtgagagagagaacgagagagagagagatagaagaaTGGGAAATGAGGAaggtgggtgtatgtgtgtagtttGTGCGTTTGTACACATCATATCTTTGTCAAATTAACACCGATACCTTGGtctaattactgtaaacaaatgagaacgTGGTGGAAACTGGCAGTTTGTGACACTTCAGTGGCAGCGGGTGGAACATTTCCCAGGCAGAGCTGGACCACATTCAACCAATTTCAGTAAACAGCGCAGACTAATTTTATGCAAGATTCACTTGAAGCTATCAAAACACATTGCTACTTCGCAGTGAAACGTTTAACAATGATTTGTTCCAACATGAAATAAAGTAGTAAATAATTAAAGCCTTGACAAACACGTTAGGACATctaatttttgacattttaagaCAAAAGCATGTGCTCTCCATGGCTCATGGTTGCCTACTCCTGCTTTAGATGTTATTTGAGATTTATGGTTTCAGAAGTAAAAGACTCCACCTAGTGGAGGAAAGCAGTAATGACATGTTAATTCTACAAAGGGAAACAGGTAGATGTGATTTGTCTTTAAGCTTTGGTTTAGACAGTGctaataaattatgtttttatatctGTCTGATTATGGGCCCAGCTccaaagttttcctctcaaacggATCTTGGAGGAGATTTTACACAGTTAGGACTTGGATGAGGAGGAATTATCTCCCCTCTCACGTGTCCAGACTAGTCTTGACCATTGTTTGCTGCGGTCCCAAATTTTGGCCTGTTTTGGATCAGATTGGAGGATGCTGATTGGCTACTTTTATGCTGCTACATGGATAGCTTGAGTTAGCATTTAGCTGAACTGCTGCATAGCCCCTCCTCCTGTGGGCGGTACTCTCCATCACCCAAGAGCTGCCAAGATACGCAGGAAACTGGAAACTGTGCATATATTGTGCAAAGatgttttctttcatattttgtACATATTGTTGTGCGCATTGctaatttaaaatacaaatattgGAAAATGGTGTCAAGTGATAAATGTTTGTAACTGTGTCTATCACAAGGTGATCATAGATTAATTATGATTAATCACATTTACTTTAAGTCGTTTAATTAGAATATGTTGCACACCTGTATTCACTTGTCATCACCACTACACATACAGGAAACTGTATTGTCACATAAACTCTGATGCAagaatttttttcattgtggattTCACGCTTTGAAAGGTGATCATGATGTCACgatgttttcaaaatgaaggggaaaaaaagtaaccCCGATCCCAACTGCATAAAGTAGgtatatctgaaaaaaaaaaaaaaaaatctcacattctTGGCATTTTTGGGATAAATATTATGGGTAAAGTGATTAATATTATTTCAATGGCATGTGCGCAGCAAATGCACTCAGCATCAAAAATGTCTAATCATCTCTACATTAACTGTCTCACTGATGAGGAAAATTAATTGTGGGAACTGGGGGAAAACCCAGGCTTCAAGCCTTCTGTTTCAGGTCGCTGGGGACAGA is a genomic window of Myripristis murdjan chromosome 15, fMyrMur1.1, whole genome shotgun sequence containing:
- the thumpd2 gene encoding THUMP domain-containing protein 2, whose translation is MPNYMMTEPKAERSLVRYYCTAGNGMEPFLVEEVKTKLAAEHVYQMPGKVLFGTSAAIDTLTELKAAERLFLLLRHESPVNLTAHKSPAKVANALQSRLIGERSEWTSAVMTWSRLQGELAHRRIAVHAPSITRPPTSTRNKKKEEERVSEKETEEEERQDGESGKSSRQQTKEESGVDRQEEKSRDEKQSDSGQNETETSEKKRKREVEESEGEGEREREDEKSQQTCGAGESGSWISKRKRGDEEEERSVLGWACRSERQDGENDKTSEQETKREEEDGGAVVELSDCQPNGKPALKAAPDFFSCDHTTGKNRDVKREAGAGRNRTVREPSKDKPELSPPASVSFRISCKCTGALSRLLSTQELSRVIGVGLSRLLGWKADLRNPQLEVNVYLSDEHCLVGIPLTRVPLANRSYLQTTGLRSTIAWALGSLAHIQPGSRVVDPMCGVGTILIEAAQEHKHTSFLGVDIDDGQLQRASENVVFADLSNRIHLLKASSMELPLPSASVDAVVSDVPFGRKFGTKTHMAANLPLILTEMERILRVGGVLVLLLSPQLSCLLKKLQAHPGTGSTSSQETEAQTGPLDLQSALLSSVQQEPHQKHVGNKPSSSQEREPQTGPQHRPPPPLSSLRHQATHRVSLGAIDGLIHKYIKTET